Genomic segment of Microbacterium hydrocarbonoxydans:
CCTCGATCGCGACGTTCACGACACCGGCACGCTCGCCGATGACACCGCCCAGCGCACCGAACACCAGCGGCACCGAGAGCGAGACGGCGCCGAAGAGCAGGCTCGTGACCGGCACGAGACCGCCGGCGCTCGCCCACACGAGGAAGGCGAAGATCGCCAGGATCCCGAAGCCCAGCGCCAGCCACAGCGATGCGGGCCGGTAGGACCATGCGCGCAGGAACGCCGCGATCACCAGCACCACCAGGATGCCGATGACGACCCAGATGGTCGACGCCGTGGGCAGTGCGATGTCGGGGAGTTCGAAGGCCTGCGACGAATCGCCGAGCCGGAAGGTGCTCGTGCCGCTGCGCGGCACGAGCAGCACGAGGAGCGCCAGGAGCACGGTCACGGCGGCGAGGACGATCGGCGCCTTGAGATGGCGCTCGCGCACCGTCGACAGCTGTACGGTGCCGTCGGCCGCCTGCGTCTGCACGAGGGACATCATGCGGTCACCGCCTTCTTCGCGGCCTTGGCTCTCGCCTTGGCAGCCTTCTCCGCATCGGACTTGGGCAGGAAGAACACCGCGCGCAGCAGAGGCGGCGCGGCGATGAACAGCACGACCAGCGACTGCACCACGAGCACGATGTCGACGGGGATGTCCTGCGCCTGCATCGAGAACGAGCCGGCCTTCAGCGCGCCGAACAGGATGCCGGCGGCGAAGGTGCCCCACGCACGGCTGCGCCCGAGCAGCGCGACCGTGATCGCGTCGAAGCCGATGCCCGCGTCGATCGTCTCGGTGATGCCGGTCGTGACCGCGCCCTGCACCTGGTTCATGCCGGCGAGACCCGCGAGGCCTCCGGCGAAGAGCATCGCGTACACGTAGACGCGCTGCACACTGATGCCCGCAGCGCGAGCGGCGTGCGGGTTCTCACCGACGGCGCGCATGCGGAGTCCGAGCGAGGACCGCTCGATCAGCCACCAGACGAAGAGCGTCGCGAGGATCACGATCACGAAGCCGAGGTCCAGCAGCGGGAACTTCGGTCCGAACAGCTCGGGGAACTGCGCGCTCTCCGGTGTGGCCGAGCCCAGCGCCTGGTTCGTGCCCTCCTTCTGCAGCAGGCCGGGGGTGCGGATCATCCACAGCAGCAGGTAGTAGGCGACGTAGTTCAGCATGATCGTGAGGATGACCTCGTGCGCACCCGTGCGCGCCTTGAGCAGGCCAGCGATCGCACCCCAGAGCGCGCCTCCCGCTATGCCCGCGATCAGCGTGACGGGAATGTGCAGCCAGATCGGCAGATCGAGGCCGAACGTGAGCAGCCCCGCCACTCCGACCCCGATGAGCATCTGGCCGCGCGCGCCGATGTTGAAGAGGCCCACGCGGAACGCCAGCGCGACGCCCAGGCCCGCTGCGATCAGCGGAGCGGCGAAGCCGAGCGTGTTCGTCAGCGGCCGGATCTGCGCCGCGAAGTCGGCCCCGCGAGCGTTGAAGATCGCTCCGCGGAACAACGCCTCGTAGCCGTTGTAGACCGCGTTCCAGATCGCGGCGAACGTGTCGCTCGGCCGCTGGAAGAAGTATCCGGATGCCTCGAGCACGTCTTCGTTGGTGAAGGCGATGAGGATGCCGCCGACGACCAGCGCGAGGAAGATCGCGAGGATCGTGGTGACGGCGCTGCCGCGCAGCATCTCCTTGAGGATCGTGTTGCCGCGCGGGGCCGGCGGCACGTCGGCCATGAGGGGGCCCGTTGCCCGTGGCAGCTGCTCGGGCGGAAGTCCCTTGGTCACGTCGTCCGCTCCCGGCGTCGTCCCGCTCATGCGGCCACCTCTCCCTCGGCGGCGCCCGCCATCATGAGTCCCAGCGTCTCGCGCGCGGTGTCGCCGGGAACGACCCCGACGATGGTTCCTCGGTACATGACCGCGATGCGGTCGGCGAGAGCTGCGACCTCGTCGAGCTCGGTGGAGACGACGATGACGGGGATGCCCGCGTCGCGCGTCTCGATGATCCGCTTGTGGATGAACTCGATCGAGCCGACGTCGACGCCGCGTGTGGGCTGTGCCGCCACCAGCAGTCGCAGCTCACGGCTCATCTCGCGGGCGATCACGACCTTCTGCTGGTTCCCGCCCGAGAGCGTGCCCGCGGGGGTGTGCGCACCCTGGGTGCGGATGTCGTACTCGGCGATGCGCGCTGCGGCGAAATCCTCGAGCTCGGATCGACGGATCGTCCCGACGCGGCTGAACGCCGGGTCGGCCGATCGATCGAGGATGAGATTCTCGGCCACGGAGAACGCTCCGACGAGGCCGTCTTCGTTGCGGTCCTCGGGGACGAAGCCGACCCCGGCATCGAGGATCGTACGCACGCTCTTGCCGACCAGATCGGTGCCGTCCAGGACGATGGAGCCCTCGACACGGGCCGCGAGTCCGACGATCGCCTCGACGAGTTCCGTCTGACCGTTCCCCTGCACTCCCGCGATCGCCAGGACCTCGCCGGGGCGCACCACGAAGTCGACGCCGTCGACGACGATCGCGCCGGTCGCGGTGAGCACCCGCAGCCCCTCGACCTGGAGTCCGCCCTCGCCGAGGCGAGGAGGCTCCTTGTGCACGGTCAGTTCGACCGCGCGCCCGACCATGAGCGAGGCGAGTTCTGCATTGCTCGCGGTGGGCGACGCCTCGCCGACGATCTTGCCGAGCCGGACGATCGTGATCGTGTCCGCCACCTCGCGGACCTCGCGGAGCTTGTGGGTGATGAAGACGATGGCGGTGCCCTCGTCGCGCAGCTGACGCATGATGCCCATGAGCTCATCGGTCTCCTGCGGCGTGAGCACGGCGGTGGGCTCGTCGAAGACGAGCACCTTCGCATCGCGCGAGAGCGCCTTGATGATCTCGACGCGCTGCTGCACGCCGACGGGCAGGTCTCCGACGACCGCGTCCGGATCGATGTCGAAGCCGAAGCGGGCGGCTACCGCGCGCACGTGCTCACGCGCCTTCGAGATGTCGAGCGTGCCGAGGCCCTTGGTCTGCTCGTGTCCGAGCATGACGTTCTCGGCGACCGTGAAGACCGGCACGAGCATGAAGTGCTGGTGCACCATGCCGATGCCCGCGGTCATCGCATCACCGGGGCCGCGGAACCGCTGGACGACGTCGTCGAGCAGGATTTCGCCCTCATCGGCCTGATAGAGGCCGTAGAGCACGTTCATGAGGGTGGACTTGCCTGCGCCGTTCTCGCCGAGCAGCGCGTGGATCTGTCCCGGTTCGACGACGAGGTCGATGTGATCGTTGGCCACGAGGCTGCCGAAGCGCTTGGTGATGCCGCGGAGTTCGAGCTTCATAACTGCACCCTATCCAGAGGAGTCCGAGGGAGGGCGGGCGTCAGGCATCGCCGATGATGCCGAGTCCGCGGAGTGACGGTGGGGAGTGTCGTTCCACGGCACGGGGCGAGTGGCCGCTTGCACCACTCGCCCCGCCATGGATGGGAGACCGCTTACGGGGAGTTCTCGGACTCCACCGTGATGTCGCCCGAGATGATCTGCTCCTGCAGAGTCGCGATCTCATCGGTCAGACCCTCGGGCAGCTCGCCCTCGAACGCTCCGAAGCCCGAGAGCTTGACGCCCTCGTTCTCGAGCGTGCCGACGTACGGAGCCGGGTCGAAGTCACCCTCGGATGCGGCGATGGTCGCGTCCTCGACGGCCACGTCG
This window contains:
- a CDS encoding ABC transporter permease; the protein is MSGTTPGADDVTKGLPPEQLPRATGPLMADVPPAPRGNTILKEMLRGSAVTTILAIFLALVVGGILIAFTNEDVLEASGYFFQRPSDTFAAIWNAVYNGYEALFRGAIFNARGADFAAQIRPLTNTLGFAAPLIAAGLGVALAFRVGLFNIGARGQMLIGVGVAGLLTFGLDLPIWLHIPVTLIAGIAGGALWGAIAGLLKARTGAHEVILTIMLNYVAYYLLLWMIRTPGLLQKEGTNQALGSATPESAQFPELFGPKFPLLDLGFVIVILATLFVWWLIERSSLGLRMRAVGENPHAARAAGISVQRVYVYAMLFAGGLAGLAGMNQVQGAVTTGITETIDAGIGFDAITVALLGRSRAWGTFAAGILFGALKAGSFSMQAQDIPVDIVLVVQSLVVLFIAAPPLLRAVFFLPKSDAEKAAKARAKAAKKAVTA
- a CDS encoding ABC transporter ATP-binding protein; the encoded protein is MKLELRGITKRFGSLVANDHIDLVVEPGQIHALLGENGAGKSTLMNVLYGLYQADEGEILLDDVVQRFRGPGDAMTAGIGMVHQHFMLVPVFTVAENVMLGHEQTKGLGTLDISKAREHVRAVAARFGFDIDPDAVVGDLPVGVQQRVEIIKALSRDAKVLVFDEPTAVLTPQETDELMGIMRQLRDEGTAIVFITHKLREVREVADTITIVRLGKIVGEASPTASNAELASLMVGRAVELTVHKEPPRLGEGGLQVEGLRVLTATGAIVVDGVDFVVRPGEVLAIAGVQGNGQTELVEAIVGLAARVEGSIVLDGTDLVGKSVRTILDAGVGFVPEDRNEDGLVGAFSVAENLILDRSADPAFSRVGTIRRSELEDFAAARIAEYDIRTQGAHTPAGTLSGGNQQKVVIAREMSRELRLLVAAQPTRGVDVGSIEFIHKRIIETRDAGIPVIVVSTELDEVAALADRIAVMYRGTIVGVVPGDTARETLGLMMAGAAEGEVAA